In a single window of the Leptospira sanjuanensis genome:
- the rpe gene encoding ribulose-phosphate 3-epimerase: MKISASILATKLTELGKTVPDYDPTAIDLMHMDVMDGNFVPQISFGEALSKEVKALTSIPLDVHLMVSKPENHVSKYYELNPYCITFHIETTDFPVRLAQEIKSHGTKVGVSLNPGTPVSHLENVLPYIDLILLMTVEPGFYGQKFIANGMEKIRKAKELIGSRPIELEVDGGVNDTNIQELKKNGVDIVVVGAGLYKTGNPVDNARNLKSIAK, from the coding sequence TTGAAAATTTCCGCATCCATCTTAGCCACAAAACTTACCGAACTCGGAAAAACCGTTCCTGATTACGATCCGACCGCCATCGATCTGATGCATATGGACGTCATGGACGGAAACTTCGTTCCGCAGATCAGCTTTGGAGAAGCCCTCAGCAAAGAAGTCAAAGCGCTCACATCGATTCCCTTGGACGTGCATCTCATGGTTTCCAAACCGGAGAATCACGTCTCCAAATACTACGAACTGAATCCGTATTGTATCACCTTTCATATCGAAACGACGGACTTTCCCGTTCGTCTCGCGCAGGAAATCAAAAGCCACGGAACCAAGGTGGGAGTTTCCTTAAACCCGGGAACACCGGTTTCCCACTTAGAAAACGTTCTGCCTTATATCGATTTAATTCTTCTGATGACCGTAGAACCCGGATTTTACGGACAAAAGTTCATCGCAAACGGAATGGAAAAAATCCGCAAAGCGAAAGAACTCATCGGCTCCAGACCGATCGAACTCGAAGTGGACGGCGGAGTCAATGACACGAACATTCAAGAGTTAAAGAAGAACGGAGTGGATATCGTTGTAGTCGGCGCCGGACTTTATAAAACGGGCAATCCCGTAGACAACGCGAGAAATCTCAAATCTATCGCGAAATAA
- the rpsP gene encoding 30S ribosomal protein S16 yields the protein MVKLRLQRTGTKHDPHYRIVAADSRAPRDGKFVDIVGHYHPAQIKEQTTFNKEKILTWLKNGAQPTGTVLNLFKNAGIWAEYKTALKK from the coding sequence TTGGTAAAGCTTAGATTACAAAGAACTGGAACCAAACACGATCCTCATTATAGAATTGTTGCCGCTGACAGCAGAGCGCCTAGAGACGGAAAATTCGTTGATATCGTGGGTCATTACCATCCAGCGCAAATCAAAGAACAGACTACCTTCAACAAAGAGAAAATTCTTACCTGGCTGAAAAACGGGGCTCAACCGACCGGAACCGTTCTGAACCTGTTTAAAAATGCAGGAATCTGGGCAGAATACAAAACCGCTCTGAAGAAGTAA
- a CDS encoding KH domain-containing protein, giving the protein MEELLKYIVASLVEFPDEIVIREIEGEEQNIIELRVSPKDVGKVIGKNGRIAKSLRAILTAASVKAGKNFSLEIID; this is encoded by the coding sequence ATGGAAGAATTACTGAAGTACATTGTTGCTTCTCTCGTTGAATTTCCCGATGAAATCGTGATTCGGGAAATCGAAGGGGAAGAGCAAAACATCATCGAACTCAGAGTTTCCCCCAAAGACGTGGGAAAGGTCATCGGCAAGAACGGTCGTATCGCAAAATCCCTGCGCGCGATTCTTACTGCGGCTTCCGTAAAAGCAGGAAAAAACTTCTCCTTAGAAATCATTGACT